A window of the Glaciimonas sp. CA11.2 genome harbors these coding sequences:
- a CDS encoding glycine zipper 2TM domain-containing protein, translating into MKYNNISRTFLVSTVIGGTLLLASCASPYDGQQYRNPPNQSYQSNQYNPPNQNIPSSRQSYNGRGVVDAIDVVQGENQSRGIAGALVGGLLGGVLGHQIGHGTGNTVATVGGAVGGAVVGNQLEQRNNQTPSSYDVRVRMNDNGYQTINLSNPGDLRVGDRVRIDNGQISRY; encoded by the coding sequence ATGAAATACAACAATATATCCCGCACTTTTTTAGTTTCGACGGTGATCGGCGGGACCCTTCTTCTTGCATCTTGCGCCAGCCCATACGATGGACAGCAATACCGCAATCCTCCAAATCAATCTTATCAATCAAATCAATATAATCCGCCCAATCAAAACATTCCATCGAGCCGACAATCCTATAACGGCCGCGGCGTCGTTGATGCCATCGATGTCGTTCAAGGAGAAAACCAAAGCCGCGGAATTGCAGGCGCACTAGTCGGTGGCCTACTAGGCGGCGTCTTGGGGCATCAAATCGGTCATGGAACTGGTAATACAGTCGCCACAGTTGGCGGTGCGGTCGGCGGCGCGGTAGTCGGAAACCAGCTGGAGCAACGTAATAATCAAACTCCTTCCTCTTACGACGTGCGCGTTCGTATGAACGACAACGGTTACCAGACCATAAATCTCAGCAATCCAGGGGATTTACGCGTAGGTGATCGAGTAAGGATCGATAACGGCCAAATTTCACGTTATTAA
- the hyi gene encoding hydroxypyruvate isomerase has translation MTKLAANLTMLFTELPFLERFGAAATAGFKGVEFLFPYAFRAEEISDKLQTNGLELVLHNLPAGNWEAGERGIACHPDRISEFKEGIDEALRYAKILGVKQLNCLVGIAPSGVSAEELKATVVSNLTFAADKFQAAGIRLLIEPINTFDIPGFYLSGTQQALDLIAATGSGNIFVQYDIYHMQRMEGELANTIKANLPRIAHIQLADNPGRFEPGTGEINYRFLFSFLDEIGYDGWIGCEYKPKAGTVDGLGWRTAHGL, from the coding sequence ATGACCAAACTAGCTGCCAATCTCACAATGCTGTTTACGGAGTTACCATTTCTTGAACGTTTTGGCGCAGCAGCCACAGCCGGTTTCAAAGGTGTTGAGTTTCTGTTTCCGTATGCATTTCGAGCAGAGGAAATAAGCGATAAATTGCAGACCAATGGCTTGGAATTAGTTCTTCACAATTTGCCAGCGGGTAACTGGGAAGCTGGCGAACGCGGGATTGCCTGTCATCCGGATCGCATCAGTGAATTCAAGGAAGGCATAGATGAGGCGCTGCGTTATGCCAAGATACTCGGTGTGAAGCAATTGAACTGTCTGGTCGGCATCGCACCATCCGGCGTCAGTGCGGAAGAACTAAAAGCCACCGTTGTCAGCAATTTGACATTCGCTGCAGATAAATTTCAGGCAGCAGGAATTCGTTTGTTGATTGAACCGATCAACACATTCGATATTCCCGGCTTCTACCTCAGCGGAACCCAGCAAGCGCTCGATCTTATTGCGGCGACTGGGTCGGGCAATATTTTTGTGCAATACGACATTTATCACATGCAACGAATGGAAGGCGAATTGGCAAACACCATCAAAGCCAATCTTCCCCGCATCGCACATATACAACTGGCCGACAATCCAGGCCGTTTTGAACCCGGTACTGGCGAAATCAACTATCGCTTCCTATTTTCGTTTTTGGATGAAATCGGTTACGACGGCTGGATCGGTTGTGAGTACAAGCCTAAGGCGGGAACAGTGGATGGATTGGGTTGGCGCACAGCGCACGGCCTATAA
- the glxR gene encoding 2-hydroxy-3-oxopropionate reductase, whose protein sequence is MAKVGFIGLGIMGAPMAENLQRGGHKLYLHDQKNPPAALIDGGATVCTSGAEVAKRADIIIVMVPDTPHVEAVLFDDKGVAEGLTAGKVVVDMSSISPIATKGFAKKINALGCEYLDAPVSGGEVGAKAASLTIMVGGSETTFNDVKPLFELLGKNITLVGGNGDGQTTKVANQIIVALNIQAVAEALLFASKAGADPARVRQALMGGFAASRILEVHGERMVKRTFNPGFRIELHQKDLNLALQGAKALGISLPNTAMAQELMNTCAANGMSGLDHSALCRAIEIMSNHQIASA, encoded by the coding sequence ATGGCAAAAGTAGGCTTTATTGGATTAGGTATCATGGGCGCGCCGATGGCGGAAAATCTGCAACGCGGTGGCCACAAGTTATATCTCCATGATCAAAAAAATCCACCAGCAGCATTGATAGACGGCGGCGCAACAGTCTGTACGTCCGGTGCAGAAGTTGCCAAACGCGCTGATATCATTATCGTCATGGTACCGGATACCCCACACGTGGAAGCCGTATTGTTCGACGATAAAGGCGTAGCCGAGGGTTTGACCGCAGGTAAAGTTGTCGTCGACATGAGTTCAATTTCACCGATTGCCACCAAAGGCTTCGCAAAAAAAATCAACGCACTCGGTTGTGAATATTTGGATGCGCCAGTTTCTGGCGGTGAAGTCGGTGCCAAAGCCGCCTCATTGACGATTATGGTCGGCGGTTCTGAAACTACCTTCAACGACGTTAAACCGTTGTTCGAATTGTTGGGTAAGAACATAACGTTGGTTGGCGGCAATGGTGACGGTCAGACCACCAAAGTGGCTAATCAAATCATTGTTGCCCTGAATATTCAAGCTGTTGCAGAGGCATTATTATTCGCTTCAAAAGCAGGAGCCGATCCAGCACGGGTTCGACAAGCACTGATGGGTGGTTTTGCGGCATCGCGCATTTTGGAAGTCCACGGTGAGCGAATGGTTAAACGTACTTTTAATCCAGGTTTCCGTATTGAGTTGCATCAAAAAGATCTAAATCTAGCGTTGCAAGGCGCCAAGGCACTTGGTATTTCATTACCAAATACTGCTATGGCGCAAGAGCTCATGAATACCTGCGCTGCAAATGGTATGAGCGGATTGGATCATTCTGCGCTATGCAGGGCAATCGAAATTATGTCGAATCATCAAATTGCTTCTGCATAA
- the gcl gene encoding glyoxylate carboligase — translation MAKMRAIDAAVYVLEKEGCLQAFGVPGAAINPLYSAMKKHGGIKHVLARHVEGASHMAEGYTRAAAGNIGVCIGTSGPAGTDMITGLYSAQADSIPILCITGQAPRSRLYKEDFQAVDIESIAKPVTKWAVTVREPALVPRVFQQAFHLMRSGRPGPVLIDLPFDVQVAEIEFDPDTYESLSVYKPKASRAQIEKALTMLGEAERPLLTIGGGVINADAAELAVEFAELTGVPVIPTLMAWGAIPDDHPQMAGMVGLQTSHRYGNATMLASDFVLGIGNRWANRHTGSVEVFTKGRKFVHVDIEPTQIGRVFGPDYGIVSDAKAALILFIEVAKELKAAGKLPDRSAWLRECQERKRTMQRRTHFENVPVKPQRVYEEMNRAFGRDTCYISTIGLSQIAAAQFLHVYHPRHWINCGQAGPLGWTISAALGVCVADPKREVVAISGDYDFQFMIEELAVGAQFNLPYIHVVVNNSYLGLIRQAQRGFEMDYCVQLAFENINAPELNGYGVDHVAVVEGLGCKAIRVSNPNQIQDAFAQAKRWMAEFRVPVVVEIILERVTNVAMGTEIDNINEFEDLATSREDAPTAVSLLD, via the coding sequence ATGGCAAAGATGAGAGCAATTGACGCAGCGGTATATGTATTGGAAAAAGAAGGCTGTTTGCAAGCGTTCGGTGTTCCAGGTGCAGCGATTAACCCGCTTTATTCAGCGATGAAAAAGCACGGCGGCATCAAACACGTACTGGCCCGTCACGTTGAAGGCGCATCACATATGGCCGAAGGCTATACCCGCGCCGCCGCTGGCAATATCGGCGTCTGTATCGGCACTTCGGGACCAGCCGGTACCGACATGATTACCGGCTTATATTCAGCCCAGGCCGATTCAATTCCTATTTTGTGCATTACCGGTCAGGCACCGCGTTCACGTTTGTACAAAGAAGATTTTCAAGCGGTCGATATTGAGTCAATCGCTAAACCAGTCACTAAATGGGCGGTCACCGTGCGTGAGCCAGCATTGGTGCCACGCGTGTTCCAGCAAGCTTTCCATTTGATGCGCTCAGGTCGCCCGGGTCCCGTACTTATTGATTTGCCGTTTGATGTGCAGGTGGCAGAGATCGAATTTGATCCTGATACGTATGAATCGTTGTCAGTCTACAAGCCGAAAGCTTCCCGCGCACAGATCGAAAAAGCCTTAACCATGTTGGGTGAAGCCGAGCGTCCGTTGCTGACAATTGGTGGCGGCGTTATCAATGCGGATGCTGCTGAACTGGCTGTCGAGTTTGCTGAATTGACCGGCGTTCCGGTGATTCCAACATTGATGGCATGGGGCGCAATTCCTGACGATCATCCGCAAATGGCCGGAATGGTCGGCTTGCAAACCAGCCATCGTTATGGCAATGCCACTATGTTGGCATCGGACTTTGTACTCGGTATTGGCAATCGTTGGGCCAATCGCCATACCGGTTCAGTCGAAGTATTTACCAAGGGCCGTAAATTTGTGCACGTGGATATTGAGCCGACGCAGATCGGTCGCGTCTTCGGTCCTGACTATGGCATTGTTTCGGATGCAAAAGCCGCATTGATCCTGTTTATTGAGGTCGCAAAAGAATTAAAAGCAGCGGGTAAATTACCTGATCGGTCAGCTTGGTTGCGCGAATGCCAGGAGCGCAAACGCACTATGCAGCGCCGGACGCATTTTGAAAACGTACCAGTCAAACCGCAACGCGTGTATGAAGAAATGAACCGCGCATTCGGTCGCGATACTTGCTACATCAGCACGATTGGTTTGTCGCAAATCGCAGCGGCCCAATTCCTGCACGTATACCATCCGCGGCATTGGATCAACTGCGGTCAGGCCGGTCCATTGGGCTGGACTATTTCGGCGGCACTCGGCGTCTGCGTCGCGGATCCGAAGCGTGAAGTAGTCGCGATTTCTGGCGACTATGATTTTCAATTCATGATTGAAGAGTTGGCCGTCGGCGCGCAGTTTAATTTGCCGTACATCCACGTGGTAGTTAACAACTCTTACCTTGGTTTGATACGTCAGGCGCAACGCGGCTTTGAAATGGATTACTGCGTACAACTTGCATTTGAGAATATCAATGCGCCAGAGTTGAACGGCTATGGCGTGGATCATGTTGCCGTAGTTGAAGGTCTTGGTTGCAAAGCCATACGGGTCAGCAATCCGAATCAGATTCAGGACGCATTTGCGCAAGCAAAGCGCTGGATGGCCGAGTTCCGCGTGCCGGTAGTGGTGGAAATTATTTTGGAGCGCGTCACTAACGTCGCCATGGGTACCGAAATTGACAACATCAACGAGTTTGAAGATTTGGCGACTAGTCGTGAAGATGCGCCTACCGCGGTTAGTTTGTTGGACTAA
- a CDS encoding DUF3309 family protein, which translates to MGTILLIILILLLVGALPTWSHSRSWGYGPSGITGVIVIVLIVLLLTGRL; encoded by the coding sequence ATGGGAACGATCCTTCTAATTATTTTGATTCTATTACTGGTGGGCGCGCTACCAACCTGGTCGCATAGCCGCAGTTGGGGCTATGGACCAAGTGGCATCACAGGCGTCATCGTCATCGTGCTCATTGTGTTATTGCTCACCGGACGGCTGTAA
- a CDS encoding LysR family transcriptional regulator codes for MDKLKQIEALVSVVEKGSLAGAALEQNITPVMLGRRIDALEKRLGTKLMHRTTRHLTLTEQGTVFLDHCRKLLTDLDFAEKIISEGRHKATGHLVVSAPAAFGRKHVAPHAPDFIAANPEVRISFNLTDRVVDLVREGYDISIRIGGVIDPNFVAVKLASNRRVVCATPDYLRRNGTPATLDDIADHNCLSFNLQGGQQRGWYFQQGGRPIVIKAEGNLDCNDGELLHRWVSESLGLAWRSTWEIQSQLASGELITVLDEFALPHYDIMAVYPQQRHLPAKTRFFIDRLKETFAKPGYWTQSVARNI; via the coding sequence ATGGACAAGCTGAAACAAATCGAAGCGCTCGTCAGTGTGGTCGAAAAAGGGAGTCTGGCCGGTGCGGCGCTGGAGCAAAACATCACACCCGTCATGTTAGGGCGGCGTATTGATGCGCTAGAGAAGCGACTCGGTACCAAGCTCATGCATCGCACCACGCGTCATCTGACACTAACTGAACAAGGAACAGTGTTTCTGGATCATTGCCGTAAGCTACTGACAGATCTTGATTTTGCCGAAAAAATTATTTCCGAAGGGCGCCATAAAGCCACCGGACATTTAGTGGTGTCGGCGCCAGCAGCGTTTGGACGTAAGCACGTCGCGCCGCATGCACCGGATTTTATTGCAGCTAACCCGGAAGTGAGAATTTCGTTCAATCTCACTGATCGTGTGGTCGATCTGGTACGCGAAGGCTACGACATCAGCATTCGTATCGGCGGCGTAATTGACCCCAATTTCGTTGCGGTCAAACTAGCGAGCAATCGGCGCGTAGTGTGCGCTACTCCAGATTATCTGCGTCGCAACGGCACGCCTGCTACTTTAGACGATATAGCAGATCACAATTGCTTATCGTTTAACCTGCAAGGCGGCCAGCAACGTGGATGGTATTTCCAACAGGGTGGTAGGCCGATTGTGATTAAGGCAGAAGGAAATTTGGATTGTAACGATGGCGAGTTGCTACATCGATGGGTGAGCGAAAGCCTCGGCTTGGCGTGGCGATCTACCTGGGAAATTCAGTCACAGTTAGCCAGCGGCGAACTCATTACCGTTCTCGATGAGTTTGCACTGCCACACTACGACATCATGGCTGTATATCCGCAGCAAAGACATCTCCCTGCTAAAACACGATTTTTCATCGATCGCTTGAAAGAAACCTTCGCTAAACCTGGTTACTGGACTCAAAGCGTGGCACGAAATATTTAG
- a CDS encoding glycerate kinase, with the protein MTIQTAAINPRQLLLDMYQSAVDAVSAAKCLPAYLAKIPAPTGNGRTLVIGAGKGAAAMAKAVEDHWQGELGGLVVTRYGHGADCKRIEVVEASHPVPDEAGRQAAARILELVQGLTEDDLVLCLISGGGSSLLALPAKGISLEQKQAINKALLKSGANIFEMNCVRKHLSAIKGGRLALACAPARVVTLMISDIPGDDPGVIASGPTLADPTTCAEALAVLKKYQIEIPAAILQHLESGDGESPKPGDPRLARNQHYVIATAQDALEAAAATALAAGLMPYILSDEMEGEARDIGLAHAALARQIARRGQPFSKPCVVISGGETTVTVRGHGRGGRNAEFLLSLATALDGYPDIHAIACDTDGIDGSEDNAGAIYQPQSMRKALELGLRPKAMLDNNDGYSFFDALGDLVVSGPTRTNVNDFRAMVIL; encoded by the coding sequence ATGACTATCCAAACCGCCGCAATTAATCCTCGCCAACTATTATTAGACATGTACCAAAGCGCCGTCGATGCCGTCAGCGCTGCCAAATGTCTACCAGCCTATTTAGCCAAAATTCCCGCCCCAACCGGTAACGGTCGAACGTTGGTCATTGGCGCAGGTAAAGGCGCGGCAGCCATGGCAAAAGCAGTAGAAGATCATTGGCAAGGTGAACTAGGGGGATTGGTGGTGACACGCTACGGTCACGGCGCTGATTGCAAGCGGATTGAAGTGGTTGAAGCATCCCATCCAGTACCAGATGAGGCGGGGCGTCAAGCTGCAGCACGGATACTGGAATTGGTGCAAGGGCTGACTGAAGATGATTTGGTGCTCTGCCTCATCTCCGGCGGCGGATCGTCATTATTGGCCCTGCCAGCGAAAGGTATCTCGCTGGAGCAAAAACAAGCAATTAACAAAGCATTATTAAAAAGCGGCGCAAATATTTTTGAAATGAATTGCGTACGCAAACATCTATCAGCCATCAAAGGCGGTCGATTAGCGTTGGCGTGTGCGCCAGCGCGGGTTGTGACGCTGATGATTTCCGATATTCCTGGCGACGATCCGGGCGTTATTGCCAGCGGTCCGACACTAGCCGATCCAACGACCTGCGCCGAAGCATTGGCAGTCTTGAAAAAGTATCAGATCGAGATTCCTGCCGCAATTTTGCAACATCTTGAATCCGGTGACGGGGAGAGCCCAAAACCTGGTGATCCAAGACTGGCACGGAATCAACATTACGTTATCGCCACCGCACAGGATGCGTTGGAGGCCGCCGCTGCGACAGCATTGGCAGCTGGTTTGATGCCCTACATTTTATCGGATGAAATGGAAGGCGAAGCACGAGATATCGGCCTCGCACATGCCGCACTAGCTCGCCAAATTGCGCGCCGTGGTCAGCCATTTTCTAAACCTTGCGTTGTTATATCGGGCGGTGAAACAACGGTCACTGTAAGAGGGCATGGGCGAGGTGGGCGCAATGCGGAATTTTTGTTGAGCCTGGCGACTGCGCTGGACGGCTATCCTGATATTCATGCCATCGCTTGCGATACGGATGGCATTGATGGGTCAGAGGACAACGCGGGTGCGATCTATCAACCGCAGTCGATGCGGAAGGCGCTAGAGTTGGGTTTGCGACCTAAGGCAATGCTAGATAATAACGATGGTTATAGTTTTTTTGATGCGCTGGGGGATTTGGTTGTGAGTGGGCCGACGAGAACGAATGTTAATGATTTTCGGGCTATGGTAATTTTGTAG